In Bombus vancouverensis nearcticus chromosome 12, iyBomVanc1_principal, whole genome shotgun sequence, the genomic stretch gagaatGGAAGAGGCGCCAGTGATCCTTCAGAAACGTTCAGAGTAAATCAGTTAAGTCGTTACATGTAAATTTGATAAACTGTACGACGCGAGAGGTGGATTTCCAAGAAAGTACACGCGTTGTTATGGCGACACGAGCGAACACGCGAAACAATGACGAGAAGCTCGTTTGCGACGCAGAtagaaaaatttgaaacgaTCCGCGAGAAACCGTACGACGCGAATCAGCAGCTTTCCAACGTCGCGATGATGTGAAATCATTGCTGAGCATTGTTTGTCCTCGAAATTCCTCAAACTTCTCTATAGCGTGGGAGTTTAGCAGGGGAGAAGAGAAGAGCACAGGGAAATTAATTGCGGAATTCATTCGCGCGGACGATTGTCGGAAGTTGAAGAAGAGGCCATTTCGTCGCTTGCACCGCGTGTTGGAAATCACCGAGTGAAACCCGGAAATAAGAGAAAGAAGTGGAGAACTCGAGGAGGGTCGAACCACTTAAAAGAGAAAAAGTAGTTGCAATTACAGTCACGAGACGTGCCATCGGTACGACAAGTGCAAAAAGCGAATCCTTGGCGGAGagtacaaaaatagaaaaacggATAACGCGTCCTAAACGGCACACGTGTGCGACGTCAGTGcatttttctcggaaacaacGGACGCTGATGATTCTGTGTTATTGGCGGACTTCGATGAGACTATGCGTATGACTTATAGTCACGAACGTTTCCGTGAACCTGAGCCACCGAAGATGGCATGTTTTCCCCAGATAGCTGGTGATATATTACTCAAAGTCGCTAAAGTGTAGGTAAGACAGATGCTGGAGCTTTAACGAACGATAAACTGATAGATCAACCGCTGAAAGAAGTACTCTTGCCTGCGTAGTTGAAGAGGAATTTGTTTCAGTGAGAGCGTTAACGGACGAGGATTTTTCGTTTCACGTTCACAGCGATCGCCGTGAAGTTCGAAATATCGAAGACGCTCTATCCGCGCAGGAAACACGCTACGCTCCGCTGTTCCGACGTGTGTTTTTCGATAAGGAGAGACCGATAGGACGTAACGTGCCTCGCGAGAACTTGCTAAGACGATAAGAATGAAAGGCTGGGTCGCGTTGATGTCAAAACGATGAAAGAAACCGAAGAGACCAACCAAGCGttgaaatgattttttttttctttttgaagcCTGTACGTTAAAGATGAGCGAGCAAAAACGAAAGATGCATATTCCAAGTAAACGAGAGAGAATTTCGTGAATGTGGGTTCAAGATATTTTGTCCTGTTGAAAGACGACAGTACCAGTCTTTGGACTGTTTGTTTTACACGTCACGTAGCAGAAGCTTTTGAAACATTTCAAGAATACTATTGCGTTTAGGCAAACTCGTGATAAAATAAAAGCCTTATAAAAAGCTAATGGGACGGAATATACGCGAGGCGAGTTTCACGATTTTCTGGAAAATGGGGAATCATTCACGAAACATCAGCACCATGTGTTCTGCAGTAAAATAGACAGGCGGAGCGTGAAATAGGTACCTTGGTGGAGAGCGCTAGATCGATGTTGATTACCAAGGCTGTGTCAAGTACGTTGCAGGCCAAAGCTGTCAAGACAGCAGCGTATGTTCTAAACAGAACCCTTTGGAAACAAGTACACAGGGCATGATGGCGTACGAAAAATTGATCACCGGTCGCGAGCCGGAGATTAAACACACGCGCGTGTTCGGATGGACAAGACGTGCCGAAAGTAGAAACTCAATGAAATTCAATGCGAAAAGCAAGAAAATGGTATTTGTTAGCTACGGGGAGAAGTCGACAAACTATCGACCGTGGGATGCAAAGCGTAAAATTCACGTGAATCGCGACGTTGTTTTTAATGAGAGTTGCGTGAAGTCAGAGCCAACCGTAGAGACCTGAAAGAAGACACAAGTCTGGTTGGTTTCCGCTAAACTACAATATCAATGCAGAGGATGAGGATGCTTGGAAGATGAAGAGGTAGTATTGGTACAGTCAAATGACGCGAGAGTTGGTTTTCAATTGCAACAAAATTCCTATGTACGTGGAAAATCAAGATCGATGAATCAGCGAAGTTCGCTAGGAATCCGGAATGTCATAAACGGACAAAATGTGTTGATGCTCGCTTTCATTTTATTGAGCGACGTTCGTGAGATTGATGTGCTGATACGTAGAGACTAAGCAGCAGCAGCAGGTGACAGATATATTTACTAAACCGGTAgtgagataatttgaatatcTGTAAGATAGGCATATCAAACGAAACTATATAAATGAGAGAGTTAAGATAAGATTGTCAAACAAACCACAGGTTATATAGTCCCGTTTATAGGTAGCAAGTTCTTATGTAGTTCTTTTTTGGTTGACGCTCGAACACTCGGCAAACGGCGAAGGCTTTCGCCTTcgacatttctttttctttctatttttcgtTCAGATTTGCCGTGTCGAACGAATGCACGAAACACATTGTATCAATTTTCGTTTTGCTATCAAATAAAATTCGACAGTGTATCTTCTGGTCAAACGGTTAAATTGTTCTATGAAATTTGTATGAATTTTGTAGATATCAAAGAGAATAAAGTCATTGTAATTAGAATAGTAATAGATTCTAATAAGTTATGTCAAGTTACGCGGCATTATAATTACCAATGCAAACGTAGTTAATATTAAAAGACTAGAACCAAAACTGTAGGTTTATGGGTGTTTTCGTAGGTCTGTTTAATGGTTTCTGAAACTGTTTCATGGGTCTTTTGCCAGAAAGTTTCTTCTCCAATATTAccatttttttctaaatatgaTGCAATATGGAACAGTCACGGAATTCATCCTTATATACTGTAAGCTTGAAATTACTAAGTGTAGAAGctaagaattcgaagaaaagctAGCTTAGAAATGTATTGATACGAAGGAAATGACTACATTCgtttcaaattaataataaaattaacagAAGCGTTCTATCCAACTACAAGTGAGAAGACGAGTTAGAAAATGATCTAAATTTCTTAGCCGCTATTGTATGTATTTTGTGAAGAaaaaatcatttaaatttccaaaattgcATCGTtctaaatttacaaaatttctatgaaaatctTTTAAGAATCGATGGTCCTAACTCCCTTGATAATTTTGGCGTTAACAATTTAGTAATTTcccttttaaaaaaatatgttcCATCCGAACGATTTACTATTTAACAATGGTTTTAATTATGGAATTAATCGGTAATTAATAGGCTCGAGCACACGTTCAGTGCAATTACAGTTTGATTCTTTTCTTGGTCCAAGGTTCGGACATATTGGCAGTGGTCGGAAAGTGGAGTGCCAGATTTTCGACTCGAGGCAAAAGCTACAACGTATACGGCGGCTAAAAGATAGTTTGCGTCGCGGAATGCGTCTCATGTCGCGGACAGTATCGCTTGTGACAGTACAGATTCAATAAGCTTGATTCATGTTAATCGAGGTCAATCACATTTCACCGACAGCGTACAGTGGTCGATAAAATAGAGTTCTCCATCGATTACTATCAGatgactgcggatatttatgcaaatttgtatttttatgaattatttgtaacttgtaacttgtaaaCTTGTTCCACCTGTTAAATATGATAACGTATACTGCGCTTTGCATATTTCACGCGTATCCTCGCGTATTATGCGAGTTCAATGGATTTTTGCATTTTCGACCTGTCAGTCTGGTCTCTTAAACTAGAAACATTACGAAATTAAAGACGAATAAAGACAAAGCAAATGCGATTTTCAAaccgaaataaatttctaaacgAAGCACTTAGTACGTCTAAGAGATTTGGGATTCAAACGACGAATTAACGCGTTTCCCGgtgaatgcataaaaatccgcagtccgaTATTATCACGACGATTCTTTGAAGAATTTTAACGAAGTTGGGAATTCATGCTTGTTAGAAGTTTTTCTTTGCTCGTACCTCCTTTCGATCGCTGCATCGTCCTAAGTTTGTCCAAATCAGCCGCTGAGCATAACGGTGTGTCAACCTCGTACGTATTGTTGAACAAGGAATAGTTCACTTCGTATTCCCCAGTCTCCTTTTTGAACGTGATTATGTGTTCAAATCTGTGTCCCCATAAAATTTCAGACGGCAGGTACGAGCTCCTGGCTTGAGTCGTCATGCCAGTTGATTCGATGACACCTGCAATTGACGAGGGATTTTAGAAATTTTGCTTGTCTTTTTGACTCATTAACTACATAAGGTTTCCTGAAATTTGGTCCAACGACAGCTGTAATCAATGcgaaattatagaaatttatcTTCCTGATTCATCCAGTGTGTTATGCAACTGATGGTTCAATTACTCATCATACAGACTGATTCGACGCGGAAACATAAGTCATACGAAGCTTCTCTTTGTCGAGAAAATAGACCTCGATCGATTGAAAATTAGTGCGTAAAAGtttatcaaataataataattacttaataaaaacgaaagattgtctcgacgaattttcaaattcgatttttcgAAAAAGTTCGAACGAAGATGTCATTTGTTTTAGATTTTGAACTAATCCTCGCACGTGAGATAATCTATCGGCGATAATTTACTCGTATTTAATCCGAAAGTGGTTTGTTTCACGCGATCGAACGAAAACCTTTTGCTTTGTATTTTCGACTTTCACCTTCCAACATGACGATAATCTCGAATCGTTCCCTGAGCATATCGCTGGCTGATATATGATAAAGAGGCGACTtttcgtcgatcttgtgaacgaTCGTCGTTGGCCAAATAAAGAATATCTTGTCCTCCTCGCCGTCGCCGCCCACTTTCAATTCTGTTTGGAAGAACGGCAGCAGTTCTCCTTCTCTGGTAACCTGAAAGTATAGTTGACGCCATCAGATCATTATACTATTGATCCTGGATGAAAGCAATAAAGTAGAATTTCGTAGAAATTGGCGCTGGACGAAGTTCCTTCGATCGAATCGAGACAACTTTATAGAGGAGAATTTAAGCGCGTGAATGACAAAAACAAAGTTTCTCTTTGGGATTCTtcggttaaaaaaaaaaaagacggacAAACAGACGTTACGTAACGTGCTCGTTTTGCACGTTCAACCCGAAGGAAATAGAAACTCACCTTCCTTTTGATCATCTGGGCTCTGACGTGAGCCTCGATGATGTGACTCTTCCTCATGTCACCGACACGGAACATCAAACAGGGTTGTCCATCCCTCTGACAGATCACAGCGTTCCTTGAAAACAGCAACGTCTGCGTTCTCTTCTTTGGCCGGGACAGTTTCGCGAAAACTATGCCGACCATGAAGGCCTGCAGGATCACACCTGTCATTGACTGGATACATATCACGAACACTGCCTCTGGACACTCGTCTGTTGGATGTTTCGACCCGTACCTACGATATTTGTCGCTGTTAGAATGGCTTCATCTCGAGGGAGAAAGTGAAAAACGAAACCGTAGAAGATCCGGTGGAGCCAAATTAATTAAACCGAAGCTTAGGGAGCCCAGTAGCATAGAATTTCTAGAACGGCCATGGGGCAATCGGGGATCGTGGTAGAACTTCAAGGTTATCTAGAGATCGTGGGATCATTTTAGACTGACGAAGATTTTGGGATCGTAGGGAACCGTAGGTTTGAGGTTTCgagatttttgaaatttttattttccaatcATCTTACGAGAAGAATTTAAAGCTTCCCTCGGGGAATCTTAACATTTCGGGACCGTAAGAACTCGAAAAATTTCGTAAATTTCCTGAATTTGTGCAGTTCGTAAGACCACGCGATCGCGGGAATTTGCAAAGTGCGAGATTTTGAGAATCTTGAGATTTTGAAAACTGTGTGGTTTCAAGGATTCATTTGGTGCTATCCAAATCTCTGGATTACTACGACCTACGACTTCAGGTCGGAGGTACGGCTGGTCCCAGGATTTTCAGGCGACTGTCTCGGGTAGCTACAAAAAGAAAATCACCACTTTTAGGTGTCTAATgaacgaattcgaattttccgagTGATCCGAGTGAATTGACAAGTTGCACTTAACCCGTAGAAAAATTCGTTTATCTTATCGTTTAGTCGATTGCAAACTGCGGCTCAAGTTCTCCTGATTATCTGTATCTGTGATCTACAATCTCTAGATGACGTAAAGTGGTACTACAATCTGTACGCGACCTAAGATTAGGTACCGAGGCAATTAATCTCAGATTAATTTCACCAGTTTGCTGGGTTACTCTAGGTCAGAGTTCTCCAATCTTGCCAATCGCAATGTTTGCAAGGTAACTCCGCTGTTGTACCTCGAATGAGAGTTACGAATATTAAATAAGTTTCCTATCGTTCGCTagatttctaagaaaattaccGACGATCGCATCGAGCCCCAACGTTATCGCACGACCAATTAACTTAACTAATTAATCAGGGGAGGAAGGGTATAGTTCTTCGAAATCGGCCGCGTTGTTAATTCGTTCGAGTCACTGATCCGATATAAATTACGCTTGGTAATAATAGAAGATAATTGGTAGTCACCCGATCGTGTGCTGCGTCTCGATGGAAAATAGGAAGGAGCTGGTGAATCCACGAATCTCCCTGATGCACGGGGTGAACGTTATGTTTGGATTGTTCTGATTTTTCAGGTCGAGGTCGCCGTGGCTGTACGCTATCAGCCACCATATCAGGGCGAAACCGAGCCATGACAGTAGGAAGTTCATGGAGAACACCAGCAGAGTCCAACGCCATTGTGCGTCCACCAGCGTCGTGAAAATATCCTGAAAaggttacataaaaatatagtTTCGATGAAAATTTGAAATCGTCTGATTATATAGGCTGCGGTCGAATAACACGTACAAACAGGCACGCGATGATTTCTTgatgaaaaaataagaagagAATATGCGATAAAGTTTGTTCAGTTGTTAAGGTTTAGTTTTGGAGAAAATCGAGCTTGCAAATTTATCGAATATACTTGAACATGGCTAACTACCGATTGGATATGAGTAAGCGATCGATAAGACGTTATCGTAGAGGCGAaagtaagtaaaaaataaaaaataaaatttttccctTTAAgacttcattttcaagaaaatagagtTCGAATATGTTTAGTTAAGAATCGATCTGGTAgttaaataagataaatatgaaaatttattttttcgcaAACGAAGCGTCTTGAGAACAAATTTTACTACGCATTTTCCACTTATTTTCACACGTAGAACGACCTGCTGTTGATTATTTAGCTCTGTCTAGTGCGAAATTAACCACGTTCGAGTATAcccgataaattttcaaactcgattttctcgtaaACTCAACcataaataaaaacattttattacacattttattcttatttttttataagGAATCACCTCGTACCCGTTTGTACGTGTTATGAGTTCCTTTGACATGCATActaaattgaatattaaattgacgtataaaatattattacgtGCTAGTATtaatacgtataaaatattatttctggAAGAGTTAAATTAAACAAGTCCATGTCAGTCATTGAACTGTCTATCATCTTATGTTTGTTTAAAGTATAGTATGTTAGTTTTCTTCCGTTTGAAGCGTACATCGAAAGTATCGATTAAATTGTTATACTGTTTTCATAACTGTTGTTAGGTAGTTTTCATAAAATTGCCATCCATCTCAAGGAATGTATCGCATGGTGGTGGAAAAATTCCTTTAAAATGACCATAGACGTATCTGGGTCGAAAAGGAAGCAATTTGCGCtacaaattatttatatcgAATGTCAGGCTGATTTATAACAAAGATATTGTGACCTGGTGATATCGGCTATCGTGAATAATTCCTACGATTCTTTTACGAAGCTTTCAATTTAGAAAAAGTGACATGGAAATTATTGGAAACATCTTGGTGTAACGAGAATTTCATCTAGACGATTTTTCAATACGTACGTTGTTCTAACAGAAACCGACAAACCAAAGAATCTTccgtttaaaaatgaaaaaaatgaaagtaaaaagTCTGGAactgaaaatttgtataaatttagAATAATCAAAGTACGTGGTTAATCGTTGAGAAAGCGCAtcgaataagaaaagaaaattactcTTGTCGATTAAACTCGATATTCTAAAGGAACTGTGTACAATAGAAAATCTTATTTGAGACCACAACGATTCATCAATCTAACATAAACTTTCAATAAAACGATATTATCGACTTAAGAGTAAATGGACCGTTAAGAACATCGAGAAAGTATAACAATTGCGCTAATTTTAACACGTTCGAGAAATAAACGTTTCTAGAGAACCGGAATATAGAAATTACATGAAAACATCGACTATAGAGAAGGACGACAATTTGGCAAGTAATTGTACTCGGAAAATAGATGGAGATAAATCAAGTTCGCGTTTTTACGCTAAATGAGGTTCGTACGGTTTCGTGTAAAAAGGAGGCGTAAAACTTGTAGCGTGATCGTTAAGTGTCGCTGGCGGAAATTCGTGACATCGCCTTGGAACGTTGTATATATGTTCTTAAAACGAAACTGCTACAGTCGTACGCTTTTAGAAATACTTTAAAATTACCTGAAGGTAACGGCGCCGTCTCTTGGCGACATTTCCTTGTACGACATTGCAATCGCCGTGCTTGAAAACCACTCTTTTGCGTATCCGTCGCGAGCTGAATCTTGTTTGCCGGTATCTGAAAGCAGAAAGCAGCGTTGAGTGCTTTGCGTATATTTAAAAGTCGAATTGCGACGTTAGTTAATTGTTTCGCTACTTCGATCTTACGAACATGCTTCTATAAACTACtagataattatataaaatgttatataacgtattagaaaACTCGAAATAATTAAGATGGATTAAactatctttattttattttcggaCATGTAGTTTGCTTCGTTCCTCGGATTCGTCTTATCAGGAACCAAGTCCTTGTAGAACGTTAGATGATTACgtaaagtattatataaaatatccgaaaACTCGAGATAATCGAAACGTGGTACTTTATCTGTACTTTATTTTCAGATACGTACTTTGTTTCAGTAGAATCGAATTTATTAGGGACCAGGTCTTTGTAAAATATTAGACgattatataaagtattatataaaatgttggaCAAACTCGTAATAGTCAAAACAAGGTGCTCCATCTCTATTGTATTTGCAGATATATACTTTGTTTTATTGGAACGTAACATATCGCTGACCCAATATTAAAACGACGCCTAAAGGTATAGACGCAATAACGTTGGAAACTGCAAAATAATTTGCACGCTATTTTATCAAAGTACAAGGAAAATTATTAGAATACCTGACAAGTAGATGTTTTCCAGAACTTTGTTATATAAATCAGAGACACGAACAGACTTCTATTAAATTTCCTCaagatttcataaaattgtcaggtgaaaatgaaagaaagaaatatcgaaTTCTCCTTTACAACCTCGATATCGGAAAAAGACACAGTTCGACGATACGagacaaactaaaaaaaaaaaacttgcaAATGAAAAGTTGACCCTGGATCAAGTTGGacaattagaaattaaaacagCGCGCTATTTCTGTTCTTCAAATTTCTCGCCAGAGACCGAGAACCTCTGTTCTATATCAGGCGCCGGTTTTCGCAGAAGGTCACTGACATCCTTCGTTCTTTTTTCGTCTACGTCGGATCGTTTCTACGCACACCTGATGGAAAGAAATCGCGTCCTAGAGGGTTGTGTTCCGCGTGAGACAGAAAACGAGACGTCCAGCTAAAAACCTCCCACGGCTTCTCTAAAGGCCGTTTAAAATGGTCGTACGGTCTGCTTCGAAATACACTGAGGCTAATGCCAAAGGACATAATTTACCGCTGAACGCGTTTCCTACGCGCCGGGATGGCCCGATTTAGAGCAATCTGCCAGAAAATCGACAGACAAACGAGTCCTGATAGTCTTCCGTCTCTACATGAATCACTACCTTCGTCCCTAATTGCGAGCAACTTTTAAAAGCATCGTCTTCTAACCAATAATTCGCACGTGATTACTATGAATCACAGCTTCGAAGAATTACACTTCCACTTAAGCCCGTCGCACTTGTTGAATTTTTAGTTCCTCTTTGCGTTTCGAAGAAGACAATTTTCATACCTTCGACGTCAGACCTTCGATCTCAAACATTTAGTATTGTACCGTAGGTAGAAGTTCATTCGTGTCTTCACTATATTATTAGCGTAACATCAACATGTTGACCGCTATGCAGTTAATTTAGTATGTGGGTTTTCCCCTGAGAGTCACGACagattgaaatataataacgtaacgtttaatttttctaaagTATTTGATATTGTGTGTTCTAAGGTGTTACTGTTCGTGTTAGCTCAGTTATCGGCATCGTTGAACGTTTCTAAGTTCTGGAAACTTATCGAATTTTAATCATTGTCAAATATTTGATACTATGGGCCGTCGATGAATACCAGTCGAAAGTCAACGTGTTAAGGTTTAATGGTAAAACAGCGAAGATATTTATTCGTTcacaatttttctacaaatcgCGTAACGTAACGAAATCGTTTATTGCgctgaatattatttttatcttcagCCAACGAATTACTCGGCTAATTATGCATCGAGGTAATCCAATTTTTATCTTAATAGCTTCGTTAATTACGCGTCCTTCGATAATCGTACTTTCTTATTAGTTAACAAATTTCTTCAAACTCGACGATACAAAAGGAACAGTCACTAACACGCGCAATTTCCATTTAAAGATTCTCGATCTTTCCTTCTATTCTTTAAACATTGGATATTTTGTTCTACGTTAGAATTGAAGAGATCGAAACATAATAAATTTCAGCAGGATGATAATACCTAGAATTGCATACGATAA encodes the following:
- the LOC117155147 gene encoding ATP-sensitive inward rectifier potassium channel 12 isoform X5, translated to MKESESRTTSNSRVKARTISYRQTRFSSRRIRKRVVFKHGDCNVVQGNVAKRRRRYLQDIFTTLVDAQWRWTLLVFSMNFLLSWLGFALIWWLIAYSHGDLDLKNQNNPNITFTPCIREIRGFTSSFLFSIETQHTIGYGSKHPTDECPEAVFVICIQSMTGVILQAFMVGIVFAKLSRPKKRTQTLLFSRNAVICQRDGQPCLMFRVGDMRKSHIIEAHVRAQMIKRKVTREGELLPFFQTELKVGGDGEEDKIFFIWPTTIVHKIDEKSPLYHISASDMLRERFEIIVMLEGVIESTGMTTQARSSYLPSEILWGHRFEHIITFKKETGEYEVNYSLFNNTYEVDTPLCSAADLDKLRTMQRSKGGISERASNSGFAHYRDASSSSLTTGSGSSLASSTGGLHMNVPMTLTPIPVMITGPDGSLRRESMQSAQTDLKQSIFYTHNEFLDGDPHVLNHYSHEELRNQEDYDRVLEDINATLRKNRAPSKEDRRIHREPSKCTLDSRKSESRDTIKRSSSRTTMDQVPVISSLSKSPSRQHLDPRHTKFAESSEAYREPSPHPLTSSRSSLGENHKGPQKKTSFILGDVEHHVIDMEPMKEFPSRNALEGDSSKTNHLPRHAVFYQEQV
- the LOC117155147 gene encoding inward rectifier potassium channel 4 isoform X4, producing the protein MDGSTLKTLSPSSSGSGKIHLGEGMALSGLRRALSQVSMLVVKATTSGEAAWREELQKYRQTRFSSRRIRKRVVFKHGDCNVVQGNVAKRRRRYLQDIFTTLVDAQWRWTLLVFSMNFLLSWLGFALIWWLIAYSHGDLDLKNQNNPNITFTPCIREIRGFTSSFLFSIETQHTIGYGSKHPTDECPEAVFVICIQSMTGVILQAFMVGIVFAKLSRPKKRTQTLLFSRNAVICQRDGQPCLMFRVGDMRKSHIIEAHVRAQMIKRKVTREGELLPFFQTELKVGGDGEEDKIFFIWPTTIVHKIDEKSPLYHISASDMLRERFEIIVMLEGVIESTGMTTQARSSYLPSEILWGHRFEHIITFKKETGEYEVNYSLFNNTYEVDTPLCSAADLDKLRTMQRSKGGISERASNSGFAHYRDASSSSLTTGSGSSLASSTGGLHMNVPMTLTPIPVMITGPDGSLRRESMQSAQTDLKQSIFYTHNEFLDGDPHVLNHYSHEELRNQEDYDRVLEDINATLRKNRAPSKEDRRIHREPSKCTLDSRKSESRDTIKRSSSRTTMDQVPVISSLSKSPSRQHLDPRHTKFAESSEAYREPSPHPLTSSRSSLGENHKGPQKKTSFILGDVEHHVIDMEPMKEFPSRNALEGDSSKTNHLPRHAVFYQEQV
- the LOC117155147 gene encoding uncharacterized protein LOC117155147 isoform X3; the protein is MDGSTLKTLSPSSSGSGKIHLGEGMALSGLRRALSQVSMLVVKATTSGEAAWREELQNMHEAPSRLTVFPTKSYDNTVYRQTRFSSRRIRKRVVFKHGDCNVVQGNVAKRRRRYLQDIFTTLVDAQWRWTLLVFSMNFLLSWLGFALIWWLIAYSHGDLDLKNQNNPNITFTPCIREIRGFTSSFLFSIETQHTIGYGSKHPTDECPEAVFVICIQSMTGVILQAFMVGIVFAKLSRPKKRTQTLLFSRNAVICQRDGQPCLMFRVGDMRKSHIIEAHVRAQMIKRKVTREGELLPFFQTELKVGGDGEEDKIFFIWPTTIVHKIDEKSPLYHISASDMLRERFEIIVMLEGVIESTGMTTQARSSYLPSEILWGHRFEHIITFKKETGEYEVNYSLFNNTYEVDTPLCSAADLDKLRTMQRSKGGISERASNSGFAHYRDASSSSLTTGSGSSLASSTGGLHMNVPMTLTPIPVMITGPDGSLRRESMQSAQTDLKQSIFYTHNEFLDGDPHVLNHYSHEELRNQEDYDRVLEDINATLRKNRAPSKEDRRIHREPSKCTLDSRKSESRDTIKRSSSRTTMDQVPVISSLSKSPSRQHLDPRHTKFAESSEAYREPSPHPLTSSRSSLGENHKGPQKKTSFILGDVEHHVIDMEPMKEFPSRNALEGDSSKTNHLPRHAVFYQEQV